Proteins encoded together in one Labeo rohita strain BAU-BD-2019 chromosome 21, IGBB_LRoh.1.0, whole genome shotgun sequence window:
- the heatr6 gene encoding HEAT repeat-containing protein 6: MAGKVTFFDSSLSFPSNRNKQGFQSASPDTPRFAPLSKAQHELDGSAQAQDQISRCFNKLRSLRPSDSATLKTELNLLFDQLISENYSSGNHDNIHPEVVCEILLHASRLVPLSQEHLIIKLCQLIHQLLNQLQVIVDEHTLDVLVSYCSRALRTCSSWTHPEVLLALSSLVYGNGSRCHRHLPELLGLNGILVNYGDHSQPDIELRRSAVHCIANLCLSVPGQPYLEEPYKGVCYRIILRTLQTPKPPDVEDIVFCTLLQSALKGMQYFLNGGKWKAVPNQDLGTLLAVLKRFMFYGLPGISVEMPQVLYPAPLPQYETIPAAKPEPSQDSSAQKKTFGSQQNKKRKSRGKGKKAGAEGKKDEEEGEGDHFSGPLKTRGGVVDQGGWSLGSQSASVTSPSGATPQFYPSWKKGSSDSEFSDPEGGLQSKLRLYQARVRQSALQCFLAVVKCVEKRILYGYWSSFVPDAPGIGGPPPLTLLTIALKDPSPKVRAGSLQVLSALLEGSRQFLSTAEDTSAPRQAFTPFSATLAASVRELHRCLLLALVAESSCQTLTQVLKCLAHLVSNVPYNRLRPGLLSPLWKQIRPYVRHRDVNVRVSSLTLFGSLVSTQAPLPEIQLLLQQPVSTSALSISGISTPQELSHNWRHPARRDGEASSPGGGVEGGPEGPCWLLQLCMNLVTQPREEPYSDSDAGGSSGAQLEPSPVRLEALQVLAHLVKGYFSLAQASLLELGQLSARCLTEQDPSVQLHGAKLLEELGTGIIQQYRADASTPQCVPVCQVVEFWSEVLGGPLISALQNEQHPTLQTSACDTLSSILPQAFSQLPNKTQMLCITILLGLTYSENSLVKAAAVRALGVYILFPCLREDVMFVADTANAILTALEDRSPNVRAKAAWSLGNLTDTLIVNMQSVGLEFQEEFSDMLLLNMLRSATKASGDKDRVKSNAVRALGNLLHFLQPVHLGKPVFEQPLLEAMRALIDTVRGDATMKVRWNACYALGNAFRNHNLPLGSAVWSKEAYSALSYVVTSCKNFKVRIKSAAALSVPSTRERYGDAHQFAEVWRALAQALEHSEETEDFLEYRYCASLRSQLCHALLHLLSLCQPDDLPALRSSLTDQSRPVLQGFLVHYLSDKGVSLVAGVDGAAGEEAGDNAAPEDGFVVLNETLTRLKGQLEEAILSSSEDLKTVVNFLEDVVRNFEEMKESDSKDPSLTLCKSPQ; encoded by the exons ATGGCCGGTAAGGTAACGTTTTTTGATTCGAGCTTAAGTTTTCCTTCTAATCGCAACAAACAAGGATTTCAGTCCGCCTCACCCGATACACCAAGGTTTGCACCTCTATCAAAGGCACAGCATGAGCTCGACGGTTCCGCGCAGGCGCAGGATCAGATCAGTCGCTGCTTTAATAAACTCAGATCACTCAGACCATCTGACAGCGCGACTCTAAAAACTGAGCTCAATTTACTGTTCGACCAGCTCATCTCAGAAAACTACAGCAGCGGCAATCATGACAACATTCATCCAGAG GTTGTTTGTGAGATTCTTCTGCATGCCAGCCGTCTGGTTCCTCTCAGCCAAGAGCATCTTATTATCAAACTGTGCCAGCTGATTCATCAACTTCTAAACCAGCTACAG GTAATAGTGGATGAGCATACGCTGGATGTTCTGGTATCATACTGCTCACGTGCTCTGCGAACATGCAGCTCATGGACTCACCCGGAAGTGTTGCTTGCCCTCTCATCACTAGTGTACGGCAATGGATCCAGATGTCACAGG CATCTTCCAGAGCTCCTTGGACTGAATGGAATTCTGGTAAACTACGGTGACCATAGCCAGCCTGACATAGAGTTACGTCGTTCTGCCGTGCATTGCATAGCAAATCTATGTCTCAG TGTTCCTGGTCAGCCGTATTTAGAGGAGCCATATAAAGGTGTATGCTATAGAATCATCCTGCGGACACTACAGACCCCCAAACCACCTGATGTGGAGGACATTGTCTTCTGTACA TTATTGCAGAGTGCTCTGAAGGGAATGCAGTATTTCCTCAATGGTGGAAAATGGAAAGCCGTTCCAAACCAGGATTTGGGCACCTTATTAGCTGTGCTCAAA AGATTCATGTTCTACGGGCTGCCGGGAATAAGTGTGGAAATGCCACAGGTGTTGTACCCAGCTCCACTCCCTCAGTATGAGACTATTCCCGCTGCAAAACCTGAACCTTCACAAGACTCGAgtgcacagaaaaaaacatttggg TCCCAACAGAATAAGAAGCGCAAGTCTCGTGGGAAAGGAAAGAAAGCTGGAGCTGAGGGAAAGAAGGATGAAGAGGAGGGAGAGGGTGACCACTTCTCTGGGCCTCTTAAAACTAGAGGAGGTGTAGTGGATCAGGGTGGTTGGTCACTTGGCTCACAGTCCGCTAGTGTGACGTCCCCATCAGGAGCGACTCCACAATTCTACCCTTCCTGGAAGAAAGGAAGCTCTGATTCTGAATTCTCCGACCCTGAAGGAGGATTGCAATCTAAGCTCAG GTTGTACCAAGCACGTGTGCGGCAGAGTGCGCTTCAGTGTTTCCTGGCTGTGGTTAAATGTGTTGAGAAACGAATCCTCTACGGCTACTGGTCTTCCTTTGTTCCAGATGCTCCTGGGATTGGAGGCCCACCTCCCCTTACCCTCCTGACCATTGCCCTAAAGGACCCCTCCCCGAAG GTACGGGCAGGATCTCTGCAAGTTCTGTCTGCTCTTCTAGAAGGTTCTCGCCAGTTCCTCTCCACCGCTGAAGATACCAGCGCACCTCGCCAGGCCTTCACTCCCTTTTCCGCCACATTAGCTGCCAGTGTCAGAGAGCTGCACCGCTGCTTGCTGCTAGCACTCGTAGCGGAGTCCTCCTGTCAGACACTCACACAGGTCTTAAAG TGCCTTGCTCATCTGGTGTCCAACGTGCCTTATAATCGTCTCAGACCGGGCCTGTTGAGCCCGCTGTGGAAACAGATCCGCCCATATGTGCGCCACAGAG ATGTGAATGTCCGTGTGTCCAGTCTCACCCTCTTCGGTTCATTAGTCTCAACACAAGCCCCCCTCCCAGAGATCCAGCTCCTCCTCCAGCAGCCCGTATCTACATCCGCCCTCAGCATCTCCGGCATCAGCACTCCGCAGGAGCTCTCTCACAACTGGAGACACCCTGCTCGGAGAGACGGAGAGGCCTCATCTCCTGGAGGAGGAGTTGAGGGGGGTCCGGAAGGGCCGTGCTGGCTGTTGCAGCTGTGCATGAACCTGGTCACTCAGCCTCGTGAAGAACCGTACTCTGATAGTGATGCTGGGGGGTCTAGTGGAGCACAGCTGGAACCTTCACCCGTCCGACTTGAAGCCCTGCAG GTTTTGGCTCATCTGGTGAAGGGTTATTTCTCACTGGCTCAGGCGTCTCTGTTGGAGTTGGGGCAACTCAGTGCTCGCTGTCTCACAGAGCAAGACCCCTCTGTGCAACTTCATGGCGCTAAA CTTCTGGAAGAACTGGGAACAGGCATTATCCAGCAGTACAGAGCTGATGCCAGCACTCCACAATGCGTGCCAGTGtgtcag GTGGTTGAGTTCTGGTCAGAGGTCCTGGGTGGTCCACTGATCAGCGCCTTACAGAACGAGCAGCATCCCACCCTACAGACCAGCGCATGCGACACGCTCTCCTCCATCTTACCACAAGCATTCAGCCAGCTGCCC AATAAGACACAAATGCTGTGTATCACAATACTGCTGGGACTGACGTACAGCGAAAACTCCCTGGTAAAGGCGGCAGCAGTGAGAGCTTTGGGTGTATACATCCTCTTTCCCTGCCTAAGAGAG GATGTGATGTTTGTGGCTGACACGGCTAATGCCATCCTCACTGCTCTGGAAGACCGCTCACCCAATGTTCGTGCAAAGGCAGCCTGGTCACTTGGCAACCTCACCGACACGCTTATTGTCAACAT GCAATCAGTGGGGCTGGAGTTTCAGGAGGAGTTCTCCGATATGCTGCTGCTGAACATGCTGAGATCTGCCACTAAAGCTTCAGGAGATAAAGACAGG GTAAAGAGCAATGCTGTCCGTGCACTTGGGaatctgcttcacttcctgcaGCCGGTGCACCTGGGAAAGCCTGTGTTTGAGCAGCCTCTGCTGGAGGCCATGAGGGCTCTGATAGATACGGTTAGAGGGGATGCAACCATGAAAGTGCGCTGGAACGCCTGCTATGCACTAGGCAATGCCTTCAGAAATCACAACCTGCCTCTGG GTTCTGCTGTTTGGTCTAAGGAAGCTTACTCTGCCCTGTCCTACGTCGTCACGTCCTGCAAGAACTTCAAAGTACGCATCAAATCCGCTGCTGCACTTTCTGTTCCATCAACGCGAGAGCGCTACGGCGACGCTCACCAATTCGCCGAAGTGTGGCGGGCTTTGGCTCAGGCCCTTGAACACAGTGAAGAAACGGAGGACTTCCTTGAGTATCGTTACTGTGCTAGCTTACGCTCACAGCTCTGCCATGCTCTCCTGCACCTTCTGTCCTTATGTCAGCCTGATGACCTTCCTGCACTGAGGTCATCACTGACTGACCAATCCAGACCAGTGCTACAGGGCTTCCTGGTTCACTACCTTAGCGATAAGGGCGTGTCTTTGGTTGCTGGGGTCGATGGTGCTGCAGGGGAGGAAGCTGGGGATAATGCGGCACCTGAAGATGGTTTCGTGGTGCTCAACGAGACGCTGACCAGGCTGAAGGGACAGCTAGAAGAGGCCATATTGAGCAGCAGTGAGGATCTGAAGACTGTGGTGAATTTCCTTGAGGATGTAGTGAGGAACTTTGAGGAGATGAAAGAATCAGACAGCAAAGATCCCTCACTTACGCTTTGCAAATCACcacagtga